From Chloroflexota bacterium, the proteins below share one genomic window:
- a CDS encoding cupin domain-containing protein, whose translation MSEPFMPISVVLPEAGTTLIGDIRCKVSSAATNDQCTVLEVTLPPGQGAAMHQHEVEMEVLVVQVGRCTVGDERNQWVLEVGGIAHFPQRTRHFFRNDHAETCVILITAIPGGLDRFFEALAAQA comes from the coding sequence ATGAGTGAGCCATTTATGCCAATTTCTGTTGTCTTACCCGAAGCAGGCACAACCTTGATTGGCGATATTCGCTGCAAGGTTTCGAGCGCTGCCACCAACGATCAATGTACGGTCTTGGAAGTTACTTTGCCGCCAGGTCAAGGTGCAGCAATGCATCAACATGAGGTCGAAATGGAGGTTTTGGTGGTTCAAGTGGGGCGCTGCACGGTTGGCGATGAACGCAATCAATGGGTACTTGAAGTTGGTGGTATCGCCCACTTTCCGCAACGCACGCGCCATTTCTTTCGCAACGATCATGCCGAAACCTGTGTCATTTTGATCACCGCCATTCCAGGTGGGCTTGATCGCTTTTTCGAAGCACTAGCAGCCCAAGCCTAA
- a CDS encoding LysM peptidoglycan-binding domain-containing protein, producing the protein MKPRLATWFIALGWLLIGCGSQNPPRSDQTAPTPSRPILGLITPSLAQTVSIQTPLATQQPTPAITVVACQKPSTWISYSVLLNDTLSELAYRSGTSVEQLQQVNCLNDTLIFAGQQLYLPTLPSVEPTNQIAAPAEPSPNPDLAAIATRTIDIPIPSGPNDQLLITPSLGIAGTSFSLHYQKFEPNANVNYTIYNEDFALVATGELMADATGKVTFVYVSPVDASLGFYLVEMQSQTVRAEASFEIIESPTLPKASPEPTSAKTSPSPTTTPIDATLTPNNE; encoded by the coding sequence ATGAAACCTCGCTTAGCTACCTGGTTCATAGCACTCGGCTGGTTATTAATAGGATGCGGGTCACAAAACCCACCTCGTTCAGATCAAACAGCTCCAACACCAAGTCGCCCAATCCTTGGTCTGATCACACCATCGCTTGCCCAAACTGTATCAATCCAAACTCCATTAGCAACCCAACAGCCAACACCAGCTATAACAGTAGTTGCCTGCCAAAAACCGAGCACATGGATCAGCTACAGCGTTTTGCTCAATGATACGCTTTCCGAGCTAGCCTACCGCAGCGGAACGAGCGTCGAACAGCTTCAACAGGTCAATTGTTTAAATGACACGCTCATTTTTGCAGGCCAACAGCTCTACTTGCCCACGCTGCCAAGCGTCGAGCCAACCAATCAAATAGCGGCTCCAGCCGAACCCTCGCCTAATCCCGATCTGGCAGCGATCGCCACCCGCACGATTGATATCCCGATTCCGAGTGGGCCAAACGATCAGCTTTTGATAACCCCCAGCCTTGGTATTGCTGGCACAAGTTTCAGCTTGCACTATCAGAAATTCGAACCCAACGCAAACGTCAATTACACCATCTACAACGAAGATTTTGCGCTCGTGGCAACCGGTGAACTGATGGCTGATGCTACCGGAAAAGTCACGTTTGTCTATGTCAGCCCCGTCGATGCTTCACTTGGTTTCTATCTGGTTGAAATGCAAAGTCAAACTGTGCGGGCCGAAGCGAGTTTTGAAATTATTGAATCACCGACCTTACCCAAAGCATCGCCTGAGCCAACCAGCGCCAAAACCAGCCCAAGCCCAACCACCACGCCAATTGATGCAACACTCACGCCCAACAACGAGTAA
- a CDS encoding S8 family serine peptidase, whose protein sequence is MMLIPPTNQHGPLARRIVVKFHDQLAPLTYTDQDFQGYVVQPIFNSVDPDQLVGLVQQAQQANPEYQAPNFLAFFTIDVEPDQDPFAIIEHVNQWAELEYAYVESPPAPVPTAANPRRARQTYLNPPNSTGPSIGGIDAEAAWKVLEHAGKAITIVDIEKSWQLEHPDLLQHSSSPITMLPSLLHCDVHDPTCADHGTNVLGVLVAQNNTEGGVGIAHDAAVAVISPWQQPSNGTSQPSWNIANTIVAASNYLTRLESPGNLILLELQIYQDPAGGPYTNTPNQPGRLLPVELEPANFEAIRLASELGIIVIEAAGNGASDLATCWDTVGTYQIEPATARYRDSGAILVGAVYSRDPNKATRTASSNYGQRVNCFAWGNGVFTTNASGYSLSFGGTSAAAAIIAGAAILGQAIGEKLRGARFSPEELRSLLTHPDACTYSAQPQHDRVGVMPDLGRIIGLLQV, encoded by the coding sequence ATGATGCTTATTCCACCGACCAATCAGCATGGGCCGCTAGCCCGCCGCATTGTGGTCAAATTCCACGATCAGCTGGCTCCACTAACCTATACCGATCAAGATTTTCAAGGCTATGTTGTTCAACCGATCTTTAACAGCGTCGATCCCGATCAATTGGTTGGCTTAGTTCAGCAAGCCCAGCAAGCTAATCCAGAATATCAAGCACCAAATTTTTTGGCCTTCTTTACGATTGATGTTGAGCCAGATCAAGATCCCTTTGCAATAATTGAGCATGTTAACCAATGGGCAGAGCTTGAGTATGCCTATGTTGAATCGCCGCCAGCGCCTGTGCCAACCGCAGCGAACCCTCGCCGTGCACGCCAAACCTACCTCAACCCACCCAACAGCACTGGCCCAAGCATTGGCGGCATCGACGCTGAAGCGGCTTGGAAGGTTTTAGAGCATGCAGGCAAAGCCATCACGATTGTGGATATTGAGAAATCATGGCAATTAGAACACCCCGATTTGCTGCAACATAGCAGTTCGCCGATAACCATGTTGCCCTCACTGCTCCATTGCGATGTGCATGATCCTACTTGTGCTGATCATGGCACGAATGTTTTAGGCGTGCTGGTGGCTCAAAATAATACTGAGGGTGGAGTTGGAATCGCTCACGATGCAGCAGTAGCAGTCATTTCGCCATGGCAACAACCAAGCAATGGCACCAGCCAACCAAGTTGGAATATTGCCAATACGATTGTCGCTGCAAGCAACTACTTAACAAGGCTTGAATCGCCAGGCAATCTGATCCTTCTAGAATTGCAAATCTACCAAGATCCGGCTGGCGGCCCCTACACCAACACGCCCAATCAACCAGGCAGATTGCTGCCAGTCGAATTAGAGCCAGCCAATTTTGAGGCCATTCGGTTGGCTAGCGAACTGGGAATTATTGTGATCGAGGCTGCTGGCAATGGCGCTAGCGATTTGGCAACCTGTTGGGATACCGTTGGAACGTATCAAATTGAGCCAGCAACAGCCCGTTATCGTGATTCTGGTGCAATTCTAGTTGGAGCGGTTTACAGTCGCGACCCCAATAAAGCAACGCGAACCGCTAGCTCCAACTATGGTCAACGGGTCAATTGCTTCGCTTGGGGCAATGGCGTGTTTACCACCAATGCCTCAGGCTATAGCTTAAGCTTTGGCGGAACCTCAGCAGCAGCGGCGATTATTGCCGGAGCCGCCATTTTAGGGCAAGCCATTGGCGAAAAGCTGCGCGGGGCACGATTCAGCCCCGAGGAATTACGCAGTTTGCTGACACACCCAGATGCCTGCACTTATTCAGCTCAACCTCAGCACGATCGGGTTGGCGTTATGCCAGATCTAGGACGGATTATTGGTTTGTTACAGGTTTAA
- a CDS encoding DinB family protein, protein MREQKIVESTHSVAEIGVWLWALEDARRRTNEEIAKLSAAMIDWQPDHGDSTIGSVLYHIALIEADWLYDEVLGLDAYPEPAASLLPYPHRTKQGLLTPVLGQDLAQHCARLEQVRELLLATFNHMDLADFRRVRELAAYAVTPEWVLHHLCQHEAEHRSQIGSLRIAFERAHGIVSE, encoded by the coding sequence TTGCGCGAACAAAAAATTGTTGAATCAACCCATTCGGTGGCCGAAATTGGCGTGTGGCTGTGGGCCTTGGAGGATGCTCGACGACGAACGAACGAGGAAATTGCTAAATTAAGCGCGGCCATGATCGATTGGCAACCAGATCATGGCGATAGCACGATCGGCAGTGTGCTCTATCACATTGCCTTGATTGAAGCTGACTGGTTGTATGATGAAGTGCTGGGCTTGGATGCCTATCCTGAGCCAGCCGCAAGTTTGTTGCCCTACCCCCATCGAACCAAACAAGGCTTGTTAACTCCAGTTTTGGGTCAAGATTTAGCTCAGCATTGTGCTCGCCTTGAGCAGGTGCGCGAATTGCTTTTAGCTACATTTAATCACATGGATTTAGCCGATTTTCGGCGGGTACGCGAATTGGCGGCCTATGCAGTTACACCTGAATGGGTGTTGCATCATCTCTGTCAGCACGAGGCCGAACATCGCAGCCAAATTGGCAGCTTACGGATTGCCTTTGAACGTGCACATGGAATTGTTAGCGAATAA
- a CDS encoding TetR/AcrR family transcriptional regulator: protein MEPKTAPTTLSMRSLRERQREERAALILEVAQQIFSEKGYVEASIDEIAARTGIAKGTVYLHFASKEELVVALFEQQFKQFLQQIEHIFSESMPMRVRLEHLLLDVYTRIQAQGNQVLIDLNPRLGLTTSLINKRPDLAAYSTQAMELISGLISEGQRNGELDPNVPSMVMVATLVNMLSPNSYERLLASGQITPAELAGYLSRSFFPKP, encoded by the coding sequence ATGGAACCAAAAACAGCTCCGACCACGCTCTCGATGCGCTCGTTACGCGAGCGCCAGCGTGAAGAACGCGCCGCGCTGATTCTTGAGGTAGCTCAGCAGATTTTTAGCGAAAAAGGTTATGTCGAGGCTTCAATCGACGAGATTGCTGCTCGCACAGGCATTGCCAAGGGCACTGTTTATTTACATTTTGCCAGCAAGGAAGAGTTGGTGGTGGCCTTGTTTGAGCAACAGTTCAAACAATTTTTGCAGCAAATTGAGCATATTTTTAGCGAAAGCATGCCAATGCGTGTGCGGCTTGAACATTTGCTGCTCGATGTCTATACCCGCATTCAAGCTCAAGGCAACCAAGTGCTGATCGATCTCAACCCACGGCTGGGATTAACCACCAGCCTGATCAACAAACGGCCTGATCTCGCGGCCTACAGCACCCAAGCCATGGAATTAATCAGTGGTTTGATCAGCGAAGGCCAACGCAATGGCGAACTTGATCCCAATGTGCCAAGCATGGTGATGGTGGCAACCTTGGTCAATATGCTCTCGCCCAACAGCTATGAACGGCTGCTGGCTAGCGGCCAGATCACGCCAGCCGAACTGGCGGGCTATCTCAGTCGAAGCTTTTTCCCCAAACCTTAA
- a CDS encoding cytochrome P450, which produces MTLAVRSLPHRRSRFALDIALEVKRQGTLQFFESTWRRYGDLAHLQLGSKDMFLVVHPDHVRRVMVEQRDTYSKKASYEGVRKLLLGDGLVASTGSLWRRQRKLMAPFFTPRAIETYLPIIVEDGAWFRERWSTAAKQGEPLDILTEMSVLTASIILKSMFSLEADDTIAWVKHAVETMIGFASSRQMNPLHAPLWMPTPKNRAYLEARNRVNQYIQGIIAERQRQAPDEWPNDLLTRMMQARDEETGEPMSTVLLRDEAITVFFAGHETTARTLSFLWYALANNSDVAERMQAEIDSVLGDAAPTLEHLKQLPYTLQVIKETLRLYPAAPMYARDAVASDEFAGIKVPVGSRMTIMPYLTHRHPDFWDEPLRFDPDRWLPEREAQRHPFAYHPFAAGQRICIGNNFSLFESHVVVAMLARHFALRTVPNHTPQVWMDGTLGSRNGLPMFITQR; this is translated from the coding sequence ATGACGCTTGCTGTTCGTTCGCTGCCGCATCGGCGCAGCCGTTTTGCGCTCGATATTGCGCTCGAAGTTAAACGCCAAGGCACATTACAATTTTTTGAATCGACGTGGCGACGCTATGGCGACCTTGCCCACTTGCAACTTGGCTCAAAAGATATGTTTTTGGTGGTACATCCTGATCACGTTCGGCGGGTGATGGTCGAGCAGCGCGACACCTATTCAAAAAAGGCTAGCTATGAAGGTGTGCGCAAATTGTTGTTAGGCGATGGCTTGGTAGCCAGCACTGGCAGCCTCTGGCGGCGGCAGCGTAAATTGATGGCTCCATTTTTCACGCCCCGGGCGATTGAAACCTATTTACCAATTATTGTTGAGGATGGGGCATGGTTTCGTGAACGCTGGAGTACGGCTGCCAAACAGGGCGAACCACTCGATATTCTGACCGAAATGTCGGTACTCACAGCGTCGATCATCTTAAAAAGTATGTTTAGCCTTGAAGCCGATGACACAATTGCTTGGGTCAAACATGCGGTCGAAACGATGATTGGTTTTGCCTCAAGCCGCCAGATGAATCCACTGCATGCGCCACTCTGGATGCCAACACCCAAAAATCGGGCTTATTTGGAAGCTCGCAACCGCGTCAATCAATATATTCAGGGCATTATCGCCGAGCGCCAACGCCAAGCGCCGGATGAATGGCCTAACGATTTGCTGACCCGCATGATGCAGGCTCGCGACGAGGAAACTGGCGAACCAATGTCTACAGTTTTATTGCGCGATGAGGCAATTACGGTCTTTTTTGCCGGCCACGAAACCACCGCCCGCACGCTATCATTTTTGTGGTATGCCTTGGCCAACAATTCCGACGTTGCCGAACGCATGCAGGCCGAAATCGATAGCGTGCTGGGCGATGCTGCACCAACCCTCGAACATCTCAAACAACTGCCTTATACCTTGCAAGTAATTAAAGAAACCTTGCGACTTTACCCCGCTGCCCCGATGTATGCCCGTGATGCGGTCGCTAGTGATGAATTTGCCGGCATTAAGGTTCCAGTTGGCTCACGGATGACGATCATGCCCTATCTTACCCATCGCCACCCTGATTTTTGGGATGAGCCACTGCGCTTTGATCCTGATCGTTGGTTGCCAGAGCGTGAAGCCCAGCGCCACCCCTTTGCCTATCACCCATTTGCGGCTGGGCAACGGATTTGCATCGGCAATAATTTCTCGTTGTTTGAATCGCATGTGGTGGTCGCGATGTTGGCTCGCCATTTTGCCCTACGCACTGTGCCAAATCACACACCGCAAGTTTGGATGGATGGCACGCTTGGCTCACGCAATGGCTTGCCAATGTTCATCACTCAACGCTAA
- a CDS encoding DUF2723 domain-containing protein — protein MQFAVKQLKLGTKTSSFIFFGLALFLYAITLLPGLGGGDTAEFQRVGPNLEIAHSTGYPLYSMLTWLWSKLLPFGSIAWRVNFFSAVAAALSLTLLRQTALNLGLGQRWAFMCAAILGLSPTFWQQATQAEIYALAGLLQIGTIWLIVAWQQQRVPFWLLGLAAGLMLGHHRTSIFLLPWMLIAACWQHRPSLRQMLLAIGAGGLSFVVYFYIVWRAPAWQNGWSVLHEYLLGSAGGAWFDPQRALEQGWQRVFEVQIQLFGPQLTWLGWGLAGYGWWQAWQKHPGLAVMLGGSYCSILGFCLAYFVDDLAAFGLSAYIVQALLIGFGLAALPWQRLGFGLAVAISGWLAWHTWPQIHQQNTAQPEQLARQRLAEPLAAHSLVIGDGWSIESLRYLQAIEQQRSDLEFSFQADQQRIREQLAQGRQVYALQAIPELGLQHRKIGDWWQIEHLPQQFTDQINIVWQNGIQLTGLELPSQAQGQLLIGLRWQTQTQLPSLIRFVHVLDQTGRLVAQTDSPTNPSSEVWPIDQAQTDLLAVQLPPDLPSGQYLIIVGWYDLAGQRVALNPQQDTYQLGKVLIN, from the coding sequence ATGCAATTTGCGGTTAAACAGCTAAAACTTGGCACAAAAACTAGTTCGTTTATTTTCTTTGGTTTAGCCCTATTCCTCTATGCTATAACGCTGCTACCTGGGCTTGGCGGCGGCGATACTGCTGAATTTCAGCGGGTTGGGCCGAACCTCGAAATAGCTCATAGCACAGGCTACCCACTGTATAGCATGCTGACATGGCTTTGGAGCAAATTATTGCCCTTTGGCAGTATTGCCTGGCGAGTTAATTTCTTTTCTGCCGTTGCCGCCGCGCTTAGTCTCACGCTGCTTAGGCAAACAGCACTCAATTTAGGCCTTGGGCAACGCTGGGCCTTCATGTGCGCCGCCATCCTAGGATTATCGCCAACTTTTTGGCAGCAAGCAACCCAAGCTGAAATTTATGCTTTGGCTGGGTTATTGCAAATTGGCACTATCTGGTTAATTGTTGCCTGGCAGCAACAACGAGTGCCGTTTTGGCTGCTTGGGCTGGCCGCAGGCTTGATGCTAGGGCATCATCGCACCAGCATCTTTTTGTTGCCTTGGATGTTGATCGCAGCCTGTTGGCAACACCGACCTAGCCTACGTCAAATGCTCTTGGCTATTGGAGCTGGTGGATTAAGTTTCGTTGTATATTTCTATATTGTGTGGCGTGCTCCCGCTTGGCAAAATGGCTGGAGTGTCTTGCATGAATATCTGCTTGGGAGTGCTGGCGGAGCATGGTTTGATCCACAACGGGCGCTTGAACAAGGCTGGCAACGGGTATTCGAAGTCCAAATTCAGCTATTTGGGCCACAATTAACCTGGCTTGGCTGGGGTTTGGCTGGCTATGGTTGGTGGCAAGCTTGGCAAAAACACCCTGGATTAGCGGTTATGCTCGGCGGTAGCTATTGTAGTATCCTCGGCTTTTGCCTAGCCTATTTTGTTGATGATCTCGCGGCTTTTGGGCTGAGCGCCTATATAGTGCAAGCTTTATTAATTGGGTTTGGTTTGGCTGCCTTACCGTGGCAACGATTGGGTTTTGGTTTAGCTGTAGCTATAAGTGGCTGGCTCGCTTGGCACACTTGGCCACAGATTCACCAGCAAAATACGGCGCAGCCCGAGCAGCTTGCTCGCCAACGGTTGGCCGAGCCGCTTGCAGCTCATAGTTTGGTGATTGGCGATGGTTGGAGCATCGAAAGTTTGCGCTATTTGCAAGCCATCGAACAGCAACGGTCAGATCTTGAATTCAGCTTCCAAGCTGATCAACAACGAATTCGTGAACAATTGGCTCAGGGACGACAGGTTTATGCGCTCCAAGCAATCCCTGAATTGGGATTACAACATCGCAAAATTGGTGATTGGTGGCAGATCGAGCATCTGCCGCAGCAATTTACTGATCAAATAAACATTGTATGGCAGAATGGTATTCAATTAACTGGATTGGAACTGCCGAGCCAAGCCCAAGGCCAATTACTGATCGGGCTGCGTTGGCAAACTCAAACTCAATTACCAAGCTTAATTCGGTTTGTGCATGTGCTTGATCAAACTGGCCGTTTAGTGGCTCAAACTGATAGCCCAACCAATCCCAGCAGCGAGGTTTGGCCGATTGATCAAGCTCAAACCGACTTGTTAGCGGTACAGTTGCCGCCCGATTTGCCAAGCGGCCAGTATCTCATCATTGTTGGGTGGTATGATCTAGCTGGTCAGCGGGTTGCGCTCAATCCTCAGCAGGATACCTATCAGCTTGGCAAGGTGCTGATTAATTAG
- a CDS encoding transposase encodes MRKAFQYRMYPSKAQARKLAATRETCRRWYNDLLAERKTAYEERKETIGKYEQLRRVKDHKASNPWAAEVHSHVLQVVVTDLDNAFQAFFRRVKAGQTAGYPRFRGGNRFDSFGFKEYGNGFKIDGRRLRVSGIGRIAVRWHRPIEGTIKTLRLIKKASGWYACFSVECTPHALPPTGRDVGVDVGITSLITTSDGARVPPQNWYRHEQKKLRVLQRRVSRRTKGGKNRRKAVVQVQRQHERIANQRKDFLNKLAHSLIQQYDRIAVENLRITNMVKNRHLAKSILDAGWGYFVARVHAKAAEAARVVVEVDPANTSKMCSGCGHVFENLRLKDRWIDCGCGLSLDRDHNAAINILKRGGQLRWGISTPLGVLPQEAAPL; translated from the coding sequence GTGCGAAAAGCGTTCCAATACCGCATGTATCCGTCGAAAGCGCAAGCACGAAAACTTGCGGCAACCCGCGAAACATGCCGCCGCTGGTATAACGATTTGCTGGCAGAACGGAAAACCGCGTATGAAGAACGCAAGGAAACCATCGGCAAGTATGAACAGTTGCGTCGCGTCAAGGACCACAAGGCATCGAACCCGTGGGCAGCCGAAGTCCACAGCCACGTTTTGCAAGTGGTGGTTACCGATCTGGACAATGCCTTCCAAGCCTTCTTCCGGCGTGTCAAGGCTGGACAAACGGCAGGATACCCGCGTTTTCGCGGAGGTAACCGTTTTGATAGCTTCGGCTTCAAAGAATACGGCAATGGCTTCAAGATCGACGGGCGGCGCTTGCGCGTGTCGGGTATTGGGCGGATCGCGGTTCGCTGGCATCGTCCGATTGAAGGTACGATCAAAACGCTCAGGCTGATCAAGAAAGCAAGCGGCTGGTACGCCTGTTTCAGCGTGGAATGCACCCCACACGCACTCCCGCCAACGGGGCGCGATGTTGGGGTTGATGTTGGGATTACCAGCTTGATCACCACCTCAGACGGCGCACGCGTTCCGCCACAGAACTGGTACAGGCATGAACAAAAGAAGCTGCGGGTACTGCAACGGCGGGTATCGCGCCGCACCAAAGGCGGCAAGAACCGCCGCAAAGCGGTTGTCCAGGTGCAGCGGCAACACGAACGTATCGCGAATCAGCGCAAAGACTTCCTCAACAAACTTGCGCACTCCCTGATCCAGCAGTACGACCGTATAGCGGTTGAAAACCTGCGGATCACGAATATGGTCAAAAACCGTCACCTTGCGAAAAGCATCTTGGATGCAGGGTGGGGCTACTTCGTTGCACGAGTACACGCGAAAGCGGCAGAAGCTGCGCGTGTGGTCGTTGAAGTTGATCCTGCCAATACTAGCAAGATGTGTTCAGGGTGCGGACACGTTTTTGAGAACCTACGCCTCAAAGACCGTTGGATCGATTGCGGTTGTGGGCTATCGCTTGATCGCGACCACAACGCCGCAATCAATATCTTGAAACGGGGTGGACAACTCCGTTGGGGCATAAGCACGCCGTTGGGTGTGTTGCCCCAAGAAGCCGCGCCGCTTTAG
- the tnpA gene encoding IS200/IS605 family transposase, which produces MEYQRDEHRIHLIVYHLIWCPKRRKRILVEPVASTLHQLITDKCVQRGWEILQLAIQSDHVHLFVRVFPTNAAADVVGEIKGFTSHELRRFYPTILSKVPSLWTRSYFASTAGIVSEATIRAYIEAQKGK; this is translated from the coding sequence ATGGAGTATCAACGCGACGAACATCGTATCCACTTGATTGTATACCACCTGATCTGGTGTCCGAAGCGGCGTAAGCGGATTTTGGTCGAACCCGTTGCTTCGACCTTGCACCAGTTGATTACCGACAAGTGCGTGCAGCGGGGTTGGGAAATCCTGCAACTTGCCATTCAGTCGGATCACGTTCATTTGTTCGTGCGCGTTTTTCCAACCAACGCGGCGGCTGATGTTGTTGGTGAGATCAAGGGCTTTACCTCCCACGAATTACGACGGTTCTATCCGACCATTCTCAGCAAGGTACCGTCGCTCTGGACGCGATCCTATTTCGCATCAACGGCTGGTATCGTCAGCGAAGCAACTATTCGCGCCTACATCGAAGCCCAAAAAGGGAAGTAA